In a genomic window of Drosophila takahashii strain IR98-3 E-12201 chromosome 3L, DtakHiC1v2, whole genome shotgun sequence:
- the LOC108067269 gene encoding probable cytochrome P450 6a19 — MFVLIGLLIGALTLAAWWVHQNYSYWSRRGIPHDPPNIPLGNTSELMRTMQLSHILKRTYFKYKNKTDGPFVGFYVYAKKFVVVTDIDFVKTVLIRDFDKFHDRGIFHNEKDDPLTSNLTTVEGQKWRTLRQKLTPTFTSGKMKNMFPTVLKVGDELIRVFDEKISGSKTLEITNLLSRFTADVIGVCAFGLECNSLRDPKAEFVRMGNSAISERRHGRLVDLLLFGAPKLSAKLGIKTLKPEVEDFYIDIVKDTIDYRVKNKITRNDFMDMLIDMKLKYDNGDKQDGLTFNEIAAQAFIFFLAGFETSSTTMGFALYELACNQDVQDKLRLEVNSVLEKHNGKLDYDSMREMIYLEKVIDETLRKHPVVAHLVRIATKPYVHSNPKYNIETDTGVLVPTLGIHHDPEFYPEP, encoded by the exons ATGTTTGTTCTAATCGGTTTGCTGATCGGTGCTCTTACCCTCGCCGCTTGGTGGGTGCACCAAAACTATTCGTATTGGTCGCGTCGCGGAATTCCTCACGATCCACCAAATATTCCGCTTGGTAACACCAGTGAACTTATGCGTACAATGCAACTATCGCATATTCTCAAGAGAACTTACTTTAAGTACAAGAATAAAACCGATGGACCCTTCGTGGGATTCTATGTGTATGCCAAGAAATTCGTCGTAGTCACCGATATTGATTTTGTCAAGACCGTACTGATTCGGGACTTTGACAAGTTCCACGATCGTGGTATATTCCACAATGAAAAGGATGATCCGCTGACCAGTAATTTGACTACGGTTGAGGGTCAAAAATGGAGAACTCTACGGCAGAAACTAACACCGACTTTTACTTCTGGAAAAATGAAGAATATGTTTCCCACGGTTTTAAAAGTGGGCGATGAACTTATTCGGGTTTTCGATGAGAAGATTTCAGGATCTAAAACCCTGGAAATCACAAATCTCCTTTCCCGTTTCACCGCCGATGTGATTGGCGTTTGTGCCTTTGGTTTGGAATGCAATAGTTTAAGGGATCCCAAGGCGGAGTTCGTGAGGATGGGCAATTCGGCGATTAGCGAACGTCGTCATGGCAGACTGGTGGATCTACTGCTATTCGGGGCACCCAAACTATCCGCCAAACTGGGCATTAAGACCTTGAAACCAGAGGTTGAGGATTTCTATATAGATATTGTCAAGGACACCATCGATTACAGGGTAAAGAACAAGATTACTCGAAACGATTTCATGGACATGCTGATAGACATGAAGCTGAAGTACGATAATGGCGATAAGCAGGATGGTCTTACGTTCAATGAGATTGCAGCCCAGgcctttatatttttcttggcTGGATTCGAAACGAGCTCTACTACCATGGGTTTTGCCCTCTATGAACTAGCCTGCAATCAGGATGTGCAGGATAAACTGAGATTGGAAGTTAACTCCGTGCTGGAGAAGCATAATGGTAAACTGGACTATGATAGCATGCGAGAGATGATCTATCTGGAAAAGGTTATCGATG AAACCCTGCGGAAACATCCTGTGGTGGCCCACTTAGTACGCATTGCCACGAAACCCTATGTGCATAGTAACCCCAAATATAACATTGAAACCGACACTGGAGTTTTGGTTCCCACTTTGGGCATCCATCACGATCCCGAGTTCTATCCGGAACCGTAG